A single window of Paroedura picta isolate Pp20150507F chromosome 8, Ppicta_v3.0, whole genome shotgun sequence DNA harbors:
- the ZFYVE27 gene encoding protrudin isoform X1: MQVSEREGGTTTGNGLDSPTACDSQPVPPSSPKPPSLDLFNLVVSYKRLELYLEPLQDIVEGVWFLLSWQMPVFSLFTCLGLNFLLLTLSEAAWYGLCALLISVPAMLGYLQETCRVRLTEEELARRRYHSVRREDVRKVQLSRQEAVAEVKGFLIQLEAFLSRLCGGCEAAYRVLYWENPSLSSQFYGLLMGSVCALYLLPLCWVFFLLNNALFLGNMAFYRVVLELKSAVEQRLGLTSISSSPELAELDAGEGGSGVPPDQTPTPTSTEDLTPGSVEEAEEAEPDDEFKDAIEETQLLPMEEDDVSQRLIEYEPGHSVSTFLTKDEVIRVKVSRLAERLRKRYPTSNLGTGLGANCANCSATFSLLKKRRNCSNCGNSFCSRCCSFRVPKSCMGATAPDAQRETVFVCGHCNLMLIK; encoded by the exons ATGCAGGTGTCAGAGCGTGAAGGCGGGACCACCACAGGGAATGGGCTGGACAGCCCAACAGCATGTGATTCCCAGCCTGTTCCCCCCTCATCTCCCAAGCCCCCTTCGTTGGACCTCTTCAATTTAGTGGTGTCCTACAAGCGGCTTGAGCTGTACCTGGAGCCACTGCAGGATATTGTTGAAGGGGTGTGGTTCCTCCTCAG CTGGCAGATGCCTGTCTTTTCCCTTTTCACCTGCCTGGGCCTCAACTTTTTGCTGCTGACCTTGAGTGAAG CTGCCTGGTATGGGCTGTGTGCCCTCCTGATCTCAGTGCCTGCCATGCTGGGCTACCTACAGGAGACATGCCGTGTCCGTctgactgaagaagagctggcgcGGCGTAGGTACCACAGTGTGCGGCGCGAGGATGTCAGAAAAGTTCAGCTTTCACGACAAGAAGCGGTGGCTGAAGTGAAGGGCTT CCTGATTCAGTTGGAAGCCTTCCTGAGCCGGCTGTGTGGTGGCTGTGAGGCAGCCTACCGTGTCCTATACTGGGAGAATCCCTCTCTGTCCTCCCA GTTTTATGGGTTGCTGATGGGTTCAGTTTGTGCCCTCTACCTGCTGCCCTTGTGCTGGGTCTTCTTTCTTCTCAATAATGCCCTTTTTTTGGGCAACATGGCATTTTACCGAG TGGTACTGGAGCTGAAGTCGGCTGTAGAACAACGCTTGGGCCTCACATCGATTTCTAGTAGTCCGGAGCTTGCAGAGCTGGATGCAGGAGAAGGTGGGTCTGGAGTTCCCCCAGACCAGACACCCACACCCACCAGCACGGAG GATCTGACCCCTGGCAGTGTGGAGGAAGCAGAGGAAGCAGAGCCTGATGATGAATTCAAGGATGCTATTGAG GAGACACAGTTGCTGCCAATG GAAGAGGATGACGTCTCCCAGCGCTTAATAGAGTACGAGCCGGGCCATTCTGTTAGCACCTTCTTGACAAAGGATGAAGTGATTCGTGTAAAGGTTTCACGACTGGCAGAGCGTCTGCGCAAGCGCTACCCGACAAGTAACCTTGGCACCGGACTGGGAG CAAACTGTGCCAACTGCTCAGCCACTTTCTCTCTGTTGAAGAAGCGG cgaAATTGCAGTAACTGTGGGAACAGTTTTTGCAGCAGATGTTGCTCCTTCAGAGTTCCCAAGAGCTGTATGGGGGCTACAG CGCCTGATGCCCAGCGGGAAACTGTCTTTGTGTGCGGACACTGTAACCTAATGCTCATCAAGTGA
- the ZFYVE27 gene encoding protrudin isoform X2, giving the protein MQVSEREGGTTTGNGLDSPTACDSQPVPPSSPKPPSLDLFNLVVSYKRLELYLEPLQDIVEGVWFLLSWQMPVFSLFTCLGLNFLLLTLSEAAWYGLCALLISVPAMLGYLQETCRVRLTEEELARRRYHSVRREDVRKVQLSRQEAVAEVKGFLIQLEAFLSRLCGGCEAAYRVLYWENPSLSSQFYGLLMGSVCALYLLPLCWVFFLLNNALFLGNMAFYRVVLELKSAVEQRLGLTSISSSPELAELDAGEGGSGVPPDQTPTPTSTEDLTPGSVEEAEEAEPDDEFKDAIEEEDDVSQRLIEYEPGHSVSTFLTKDEVIRVKVSRLAERLRKRYPTSNLGTGLGANCANCSATFSLLKKRRNCSNCGNSFCSRCCSFRVPKSCMGATAPDAQRETVFVCGHCNLMLIK; this is encoded by the exons ATGCAGGTGTCAGAGCGTGAAGGCGGGACCACCACAGGGAATGGGCTGGACAGCCCAACAGCATGTGATTCCCAGCCTGTTCCCCCCTCATCTCCCAAGCCCCCTTCGTTGGACCTCTTCAATTTAGTGGTGTCCTACAAGCGGCTTGAGCTGTACCTGGAGCCACTGCAGGATATTGTTGAAGGGGTGTGGTTCCTCCTCAG CTGGCAGATGCCTGTCTTTTCCCTTTTCACCTGCCTGGGCCTCAACTTTTTGCTGCTGACCTTGAGTGAAG CTGCCTGGTATGGGCTGTGTGCCCTCCTGATCTCAGTGCCTGCCATGCTGGGCTACCTACAGGAGACATGCCGTGTCCGTctgactgaagaagagctggcgcGGCGTAGGTACCACAGTGTGCGGCGCGAGGATGTCAGAAAAGTTCAGCTTTCACGACAAGAAGCGGTGGCTGAAGTGAAGGGCTT CCTGATTCAGTTGGAAGCCTTCCTGAGCCGGCTGTGTGGTGGCTGTGAGGCAGCCTACCGTGTCCTATACTGGGAGAATCCCTCTCTGTCCTCCCA GTTTTATGGGTTGCTGATGGGTTCAGTTTGTGCCCTCTACCTGCTGCCCTTGTGCTGGGTCTTCTTTCTTCTCAATAATGCCCTTTTTTTGGGCAACATGGCATTTTACCGAG TGGTACTGGAGCTGAAGTCGGCTGTAGAACAACGCTTGGGCCTCACATCGATTTCTAGTAGTCCGGAGCTTGCAGAGCTGGATGCAGGAGAAGGTGGGTCTGGAGTTCCCCCAGACCAGACACCCACACCCACCAGCACGGAG GATCTGACCCCTGGCAGTGTGGAGGAAGCAGAGGAAGCAGAGCCTGATGATGAATTCAAGGATGCTATTGAG GAAGAGGATGACGTCTCCCAGCGCTTAATAGAGTACGAGCCGGGCCATTCTGTTAGCACCTTCTTGACAAAGGATGAAGTGATTCGTGTAAAGGTTTCACGACTGGCAGAGCGTCTGCGCAAGCGCTACCCGACAAGTAACCTTGGCACCGGACTGGGAG CAAACTGTGCCAACTGCTCAGCCACTTTCTCTCTGTTGAAGAAGCGG cgaAATTGCAGTAACTGTGGGAACAGTTTTTGCAGCAGATGTTGCTCCTTCAGAGTTCCCAAGAGCTGTATGGGGGCTACAG CGCCTGATGCCCAGCGGGAAACTGTCTTTGTGTGCGGACACTGTAACCTAATGCTCATCAAGTGA